A stretch of Clostridia bacterium DNA encodes these proteins:
- a CDS encoding O-acetylhomoserine aminocarboxypropyltransferase/cysteine synthase yields MKNNYRLATLAVRGGYSPDGTGAANMPIHPSTAFHFDNADHAADLFDLKATGNIYSRINNPTMDALSERVNLLDGGVGALAVSSGQAAVTIALTNIAENGDHILAMSALYGGTHSLLTHTFKKYGIQVDFVDPEASFEQIRSLVKSNTKAIFAETIGNPRMNVLDVEKIAAVSKEAGIPFVLDNTFASPILFRAKDHGANIVLYSATKYLGGHGNALGGIIVDLGNFPWNNGKFERLVTPDPSYHGISYWDSFKEAAFIVKARVGVLRDLGSTISPFNAWIIAMGLETLPLRMKKHSENALELAKFLENHPQVRYVLYPGLASSPSYELAKTYLPSGASGMLAFGVKGGSKAGKCFINHVELANLVANLGDTRTIVTHPASTTHRQLNEEEQIQAGVQPDMIRVSVGIEDIEDLKEDFDQALCKCKEERCHQ; encoded by the coding sequence ATGAAAAATAATTATAGGCTAGCAACACTTGCGGTTCGAGGCGGATATAGTCCAGATGGCACAGGTGCTGCCAACATGCCAATCCATCCTTCCACTGCCTTCCACTTTGATAATGCAGACCATGCAGCAGACTTGTTTGACCTAAAAGCTACAGGCAATATTTATTCACGTATCAATAACCCAACCATGGATGCGTTATCTGAAAGAGTTAACCTTCTAGATGGCGGTGTTGGTGCTTTGGCTGTTTCCAGCGGTCAGGCAGCCGTCACCATTGCTCTAACCAATATCGCTGAAAATGGAGACCATATTTTGGCAATGAGCGCCCTATATGGAGGCACACATAGTCTACTCACCCATACTTTTAAAAAATATGGCATCCAAGTGGACTTTGTTGATCCGGAAGCATCCTTTGAGCAAATACGGAGTTTGGTTAAATCTAATACCAAAGCCATCTTTGCAGAAACGATTGGCAATCCAAGAATGAACGTACTCGATGTAGAAAAGATTGCTGCCGTCTCCAAAGAAGCCGGTATTCCTTTTGTGTTGGACAACACGTTTGCCAGTCCCATTTTATTTAGGGCTAAAGATCATGGTGCCAACATTGTACTTTATTCTGCAACAAAATATTTAGGTGGTCACGGTAACGCACTAGGTGGCATTATCGTTGATTTAGGTAATTTCCCTTGGAATAACGGTAAATTCGAAAGGCTCGTAACCCCTGATCCAAGTTATCACGGCATCAGTTATTGGGATTCCTTCAAGGAAGCAGCCTTCATCGTAAAAGCTCGGGTTGGAGTCCTTCGAGATTTGGGATCAACGATTAGTCCCTTCAACGCTTGGATTATTGCCATGGGATTGGAAACGTTACCGCTTCGGATGAAAAAGCACAGCGAAAATGCTTTGGAACTCGCTAAATTCTTAGAAAATCATCCACAGGTTCGTTATGTTCTATATCCTGGACTTGCAAGTAGTCCTTCTTATGAGCTGGCAAAAACCTATTTGCCAAGTGGAGCTTCTGGTATGCTTGCGTTCGGTGTAAAAGGTGGTAGCAAGGCAGGAAAATGCTTTATCAATCATGTTGAGTTAGCCAATCTTGTAGCCAATCTTGGCGATACCAGAACTATTGTTACTCACCCAGCTAGCACGACGCACAGGCAATTAAACGAAGAAGAACAGATACAGGCAGGCGTACAGCCAGATATGATTCGCGTGTCAGTGGGTATTGAAGATATTGAAGACTTGAAAGAAGATTTCGATCAAGCACTGTGTAAATGTAAGGAGGAGCGATGTCACCAGTAG
- a CDS encoding FGGY-family carbohydrate kinase: MKTIISLDIGTTVVKTVAFSLLGEELSVFEQPLSLLYPQDGYVEQNPQELLRACEVVLKNAFDSVDKDEISALSMSTQGGSLVPADVNGIATGNLVTWMDARAEDLVETWDKTGVSEQLRQDCGWKPQAGLPLPLIHWFKKYDQELYKRTIRWMSVNDFVVHHLTGEFVSNLSCASEMLLVDLATDNWSDAISSMAGIDKSFLSDIRESTCIVGPLCDEMMTYLGIRKMLPVINGGQDHSCEALALGVKEKGMGMLACGTAWVLNVALHDKNMDLVPDTMDLNYHVIPDTYIASEFLGCYGKHIEWWVSEIAGGLVAGCDRDALYKKFNNRIKKAKLGSAGAIYDARGGRFLGIGPAQDFGDLSRALIEGLVYQVYYSVNRLANMGVPLKELWLIGGASRNALLPQMIADSLGITVRMTSYTHGPALGAAMLAMLATGEATSFEEARMRFKRDDLCLYPAATKYGMYQRLYEKHKEINKDE, encoded by the coding sequence ATGAAAACGATAATTAGCTTAGATATTGGAACGACAGTAGTTAAAACGGTGGCTTTTTCTCTATTGGGGGAAGAGCTATCTGTATTTGAACAACCACTGTCCTTACTTTACCCGCAAGATGGCTATGTGGAACAAAATCCACAAGAGCTTCTTAGGGCTTGTGAAGTGGTGCTTAAGAACGCTTTTGATAGCGTAGATAAAGATGAAATCTCTGCCTTGAGTATGTCTACGCAAGGTGGTAGCTTGGTGCCAGCTGATGTAAATGGAATTGCAACAGGAAATCTTGTTACTTGGATGGATGCTCGAGCTGAGGACCTTGTTGAAACATGGGATAAGACCGGAGTATCTGAACAGTTGAGACAGGATTGCGGTTGGAAACCGCAAGCAGGTCTTCCCCTACCACTAATACATTGGTTTAAAAAGTATGATCAAGAATTATATAAAAGAACGATACGTTGGATGAGTGTGAATGATTTTGTAGTGCACCATTTGACGGGAGAATTTGTAAGCAATCTATCCTGCGCAAGTGAGATGCTTCTAGTTGACCTGGCAACAGACAACTGGAGTGATGCGATTTCTAGTATGGCTGGAATTGATAAGAGCTTTTTATCGGATATTCGTGAGTCTACATGTATTGTAGGTCCATTATGCGATGAGATGATGACATATTTAGGAATTCGAAAGATGTTACCAGTCATAAATGGAGGTCAAGACCACAGTTGTGAAGCCTTAGCATTAGGCGTGAAAGAAAAAGGAATGGGTATGTTGGCCTGTGGTACTGCGTGGGTCCTCAATGTGGCCTTGCATGATAAAAATATGGATTTAGTGCCCGACACGATGGATCTCAACTACCATGTGATTCCTGATACATATATAGCATCAGAATTCTTGGGGTGTTATGGAAAACATATAGAGTGGTGGGTTTCAGAAATTGCTGGTGGTCTAGTAGCTGGATGCGATAGAGACGCTTTGTATAAAAAATTCAACAACCGGATTAAAAAAGCAAAATTGGGTTCTGCAGGAGCCATATATGATGCAAGAGGTGGAAGATTCTTAGGAATTGGTCCAGCGCAGGATTTCGGCGATCTTTCGCGAGCGCTGATAGAAGGCTTGGTATACCAAGTTTACTATTCTGTAAACCGGCTAGCCAATATGGGTGTGCCCCTGAAAGAACTTTGGCTTATTGGCGGAGCAAGCCGGAATGCACTCCTGCCACAGATGATTGCAGACAGCCTAGGCATTACAGTCCGAATGACATCCTATACACATGGGCCGGCTCTAGGTGCTGCCATGCTCGCGATGCTTGCAACGGGCGAAGCGACAAGTTTTGAGGAAGCAAGGATGCGATTCAAGCGTGATGATTTATGCTTGTATCCTGCTGCAACAAAATACGGAATGTATCAAAGACTGTATGAAAAACACAAGGAGATTAATAAAGATGAGTGA
- a CDS encoding LacI family DNA-binding transcriptional regulator has product MIKKVTINDVARKAGVAKSTVSRTFAEGESVSEATRKRVLRVAEELGYEPNPLAKALSVSSTKIIAIVVPNTESIHISQVTRGVISTLSKAGYSVVTVDSSENFGEQTNIHKPLSNQLVDGIINCYSSAAEEIKILSSKKPVVCVGDRPEGYDADFVGVDYLQGYRMLCDYIKNQGYKHLCLVNGQEDENARRMSGLFKKAASAYGLVISDEDIFYANWTPNSGYQAMQKILKKNRPDVVVCASDMVAFGAIKAAHNNGLDVPKDIAICGMDDSMISKYTIPSLTTLKFSPFKLGAQAAKMILNRLENGGEPKEMILPVNVAKRNSITKEHDLSEDPFDYSKGEEK; this is encoded by the coding sequence TTGATTAAGAAGGTAACCATTAATGATGTGGCACGTAAAGCTGGTGTGGCAAAATCGACGGTATCAAGAACCTTTGCTGAAGGAGAATCCGTTTCGGAAGCTACTAGAAAAAGGGTATTACGGGTTGCTGAAGAATTAGGATATGAACCCAATCCATTGGCGAAAGCTTTATCGGTTTCATCAACTAAAATTATAGCCATTGTGGTTCCGAACACTGAATCAATACATATAAGTCAAGTTACTCGGGGCGTAATAAGTACTTTGAGTAAAGCTGGTTATTCAGTGGTGACGGTGGACTCCTCCGAAAATTTCGGAGAACAAACAAATATTCATAAGCCGTTGTCCAATCAACTGGTTGATGGAATTATTAACTGTTATTCTTCGGCAGCTGAAGAAATCAAAATATTGAGTAGTAAAAAGCCAGTGGTGTGTGTTGGAGATAGACCTGAGGGATACGATGCAGACTTTGTAGGGGTGGATTATTTGCAAGGGTATCGTATGCTTTGCGACTATATAAAAAACCAAGGATATAAACACCTTTGTCTGGTGAATGGACAAGAGGATGAAAATGCAAGACGAATGTCTGGCTTGTTCAAAAAAGCTGCTAGCGCCTATGGCTTGGTGATAAGTGACGAAGACATTTTTTATGCGAACTGGACGCCAAATTCTGGGTATCAAGCTATGCAAAAGATCCTGAAGAAGAATAGGCCTGACGTTGTAGTATGTGCCTCAGATATGGTTGCATTCGGCGCCATCAAGGCTGCTCATAATAATGGTTTGGATGTTCCAAAAGATATTGCAATCTGCGGGATGGATGACTCGATGATTAGTAAATATACGATTCCATCACTGACGACTCTCAAGTTTTCACCGTTTAAACTGGGCGCCCAAGCGGCAAAAATGATATTGAATCGCCTGGAAAATGGGGGAGAACCCAAGGAAATGATTTTACCGGTAAATGTCGCGAAAAGGAATTCTATCACTAAGGAACATGATCTTAGTGAGGATCCTTTTGATTATAGTAAGGGGGAAGAGAAATGA
- a CDS encoding deoxyribose-phosphate aldolase, whose protein sequence is MSDVRRRMNRIFNNGKSFVVACDHGMISGPIKGVKDMGWCLDQVIAGGADGVMATYGTAVRFPEKLSKVGLVLRIDGTSSILAPSPGAGSAWYSIEDALRVGAEALCVTSFTATEYEEEHLKTLAKVIRKGHEWGIPVMAEMMPGGFEAGPEKRTLHHMKTTARVAAELGADWVKIPYCDDFEEVVDSCYVPVVVLGGVNNPDKLAVLTMIEQGLKSGSSGATVGRNVWQSDNPQAMTRAIHNIIHEGWSAEQAVALLDD, encoded by the coding sequence ATGAGTGATGTACGTAGAAGAATGAATAGAATCTTTAACAATGGGAAGTCCTTTGTAGTGGCATGCGACCATGGAATGATCAGTGGCCCCATTAAGGGTGTAAAGGATATGGGTTGGTGCCTAGATCAAGTGATTGCTGGTGGTGCTGATGGAGTCATGGCAACCTATGGTACTGCTGTTCGTTTTCCAGAAAAATTGTCCAAAGTGGGACTAGTGCTTCGAATAGATGGTACATCAAGTATTTTGGCGCCGTCGCCTGGGGCAGGCTCAGCCTGGTATTCAATTGAAGATGCATTGAGAGTTGGTGCGGAGGCGCTGTGTGTGACTTCCTTCACTGCGACAGAGTATGAAGAGGAACATTTAAAGACACTAGCAAAAGTGATTCGTAAAGGACATGAGTGGGGTATCCCTGTTATGGCTGAGATGATGCCAGGTGGATTTGAAGCTGGTCCGGAAAAAAGAACGCTACACCATATGAAGACCACAGCAAGAGTTGCTGCAGAACTGGGTGCTGACTGGGTGAAAATTCCTTACTGTGATGATTTTGAAGAAGTGGTGGACAGTTGCTATGTTCCAGTAGTAGTTCTGGGCGGAGTAAATAATCCAGACAAACTTGCTGTACTTACGATGATTGAGCAAGGATTAAAATCCGGTAGTAGTGGGGCAACTGTGGGTAGAAACGTATGGCAATCGGATAACCCGCAAGCCATGACTAGAGCAATTCATAACATCATACATGAGGGCTGGAGTGCTGAACAGGCCGTGGCATTACTCGATGATTGA
- the metA gene encoding homoserine O-succinyltransferase: MSPVVIPKCLPANQILKSENIFVMNQERAMQQDIRPLQILIVNLMPLKEVAEAQLLRLLGNTLLQVEITLLHMATHNSKNTSKHHLKAFYHTLEDVKSHRYDAMIITGAPVETLPFEEVTYWKEFLDILEWAKINVFSTMYICWAAQAGLYANYGIDKKPLSEKLFGIFEHQIHIINEPLFRGFDDYFKAPHSRHTEVDSNAVKAQEDLDILSTSKQAGIYIVSDKARKHFYVTGHPEYDRNTLSKEYFRDRKKGLDIDVPTSYFINDDPKSPINMTWKGHAHLLFSNWLNYYVYQMTDYDFIEKK; encoded by the coding sequence ATGTCACCAGTAGTAATTCCGAAATGCCTCCCAGCAAACCAAATTCTTAAAAGTGAAAATATTTTCGTTATGAACCAAGAACGGGCAATGCAACAAGATATCCGGCCACTACAAATTTTAATCGTTAACCTAATGCCCTTAAAGGAAGTTGCGGAGGCACAATTGCTTCGTCTTTTAGGAAATACATTGTTGCAAGTAGAAATAACCTTGCTTCATATGGCAACCCATAATTCAAAGAATACCAGCAAGCATCATCTAAAAGCCTTTTACCATACTTTGGAAGATGTTAAATCGCATCGCTATGATGCCATGATTATCACAGGGGCCCCCGTTGAAACACTTCCCTTCGAAGAAGTAACCTATTGGAAAGAATTTCTAGATATCCTTGAATGGGCAAAGATAAATGTGTTTTCAACCATGTATATATGTTGGGCTGCCCAGGCTGGCTTGTATGCAAATTATGGCATTGACAAAAAGCCTCTATCTGAAAAACTGTTTGGTATTTTCGAGCACCAGATACACATAATTAATGAACCTCTTTTCCGTGGGTTTGATGATTACTTCAAAGCGCCGCATTCACGTCATACCGAAGTGGATTCTAACGCTGTTAAAGCACAAGAGGACCTAGATATCCTCTCCACATCAAAGCAGGCAGGAATATACATCGTTTCAGATAAAGCAAGAAAACACTTTTATGTGACTGGGCATCCAGAATACGACCGGAACACATTATCAAAAGAGTATTTTCGAGACCGAAAAAAAGGTCTGGATATTGATGTGCCCACTTCCTATTTCATAAATGATGATCCCAAGAGCCCTATCAACATGACTTGGAAGGGCCATGCGCATTTATTGTTTTCCAATTGGCTAAACTACTATGTTTATCAAATGACAGATTATGATTTTATCGAAAAAAAATAA
- a CDS encoding ABC transporter permease — protein sequence MNLSLVIAILAAAISTGTPILFVALGEIIAEKSGVQNLGLEGMMLVGAVTGFIVAFTTLNLFAAVIAAAVGGGLLALLHSFITINLKANQVVSGLALTIFGTGLSGYLGKPYVGMPAPVTFVKIPIPLLSKIPIIGTIFFDHNILVYFSYLLVFLLWFFVYRTNFGLNLRATGENPGAADSLGVNVFRLRYAYTIFGGMLAGLGGAYLSLASAPSWVENMSGGRGWIAIALVIFAVWNPSRAILGAYLFGGVEALGYRLQAVGVTISPFFLNAMPYLLTIAVLIIVTISSGKNSEGEPESLGKPYDREER from the coding sequence ATGAATTTAAGTTTAGTAATTGCCATATTGGCAGCAGCAATTTCCACGGGTACACCCATACTTTTCGTAGCGCTGGGGGAGATTATTGCAGAAAAATCAGGCGTGCAGAATTTGGGCTTAGAAGGCATGATGCTAGTAGGTGCAGTAACCGGATTTATCGTAGCCTTTACCACCTTGAATTTATTTGCAGCGGTTATTGCTGCTGCTGTGGGTGGTGGCCTGTTGGCCTTGTTGCACAGTTTCATTACGATTAATCTTAAGGCCAATCAAGTTGTAAGTGGATTGGCATTGACTATATTTGGAACTGGGCTTTCTGGTTACCTAGGCAAACCATACGTTGGTATGCCAGCTCCAGTTACCTTTGTTAAAATTCCCATCCCATTGTTGTCAAAGATCCCAATAATTGGTACCATCTTTTTCGACCACAACATCTTGGTTTATTTTTCATACTTGCTGGTGTTTTTACTGTGGTTTTTTGTATATAGAACCAATTTTGGTCTCAACCTACGCGCGACCGGTGAAAATCCAGGCGCTGCTGACTCACTGGGCGTAAATGTGTTTAGACTTCGTTATGCCTATACAATCTTCGGTGGAATGCTAGCTGGTTTAGGTGGGGCTTACTTATCCTTGGCATCGGCTCCTAGTTGGGTTGAGAACATGTCTGGGGGCCGTGGCTGGATAGCCATTGCCTTGGTAATTTTTGCTGTTTGGAACCCATCTAGAGCGATTCTAGGCGCATATCTCTTTGGAGGCGTAGAAGCATTGGGGTACAGATTGCAAGCAGTCGGTGTTACCATATCTCCATTCTTTTTAAATGCTATGCCATATCTTTTAACGATTGCTGTGTTAATTATTGTTACGATCAGTAGCGGTAAAAACAGCGAAGGTGAGCCGGAATCATTGGGTAAACCGTATGATCGTGAAGAACGGTGA
- a CDS encoding HAD-IIA family hydrolase, producing the protein MLNRPWHYSMIEALKKTKGIILDIDGTLFKGEHPLLDLKELFTLLETLGWGFIVATNNTKSAKDYQERFRKQGISIKEEHILTCAEATAEYLALNHSKRHTVYVIGKEALKNEIRQRGYEVLEGREKQADIVVVGGDFNLNYEKLKNAILHIQDGARLIGTNPDILIPTEEGLLPEAGTTLAAIEAATGMHPIIIGKPEPILFQLAVKKMGLTAKQVMMIGDRLDTDIKGARQAGIYSVLVETGVDSRESVESKGIHPDFIVPDMKQFMRIIEESL; encoded by the coding sequence GTGCTGAACAGGCCGTGGCATTACTCGATGATTGAGGCACTAAAAAAAACCAAGGGCATAATCTTGGATATTGATGGGACTCTTTTCAAAGGGGAACACCCATTGTTGGACTTGAAAGAGTTGTTTACGCTTCTGGAAACCTTGGGTTGGGGCTTTATTGTGGCCACAAATAATACCAAATCAGCTAAGGACTATCAAGAACGATTCCGAAAACAGGGCATTAGTATTAAGGAGGAGCATATTCTAACTTGTGCAGAAGCCACAGCGGAGTATTTGGCATTGAATCACTCCAAACGTCATACTGTTTACGTAATTGGTAAAGAAGCCTTGAAGAATGAAATTAGACAAAGAGGGTATGAGGTTCTAGAAGGCAGAGAGAAGCAAGCGGATATAGTCGTAGTCGGTGGAGATTTCAATCTGAATTATGAAAAACTAAAGAATGCTATTCTTCATATTCAAGATGGGGCGAGACTAATTGGAACCAACCCAGATATTTTGATTCCGACAGAAGAAGGTCTGTTGCCAGAGGCAGGTACGACTTTAGCTGCTATTGAAGCAGCGACTGGCATGCATCCGATTATCATTGGAAAACCAGAACCAATTTTGTTTCAGCTGGCGGTAAAAAAAATGGGATTGACAGCAAAACAAGTTATGATGATTGGAGACCGACTAGACACTGATATTAAGGGAGCGAGACAAGCAGGAATCTATTCAGTGCTTGTAGAGACTGGCGTAGATTCAAGGGAGAGTGTGGAATCCAAGGGAATTCATCCAGATTTTATCGTACCAGATATGAAACAGTTTATGAGAATTATTGAAGAGAGCTTATAA
- the deoD gene encoding purine-nucleoside phosphorylase, whose amino-acid sequence MPTPHIEAAMGDIAKTVLMPGDPLRAKYIAENYLEDVVQFNQVRNMLGFTGNYKGKRVSVMGSGMGMPSIGIYSYELFEFYGVENIIRIGSCGAYAEDLDIFETVIVRAAYSDSTYAKVQSGYEDQLIFPSQKINGVIAQAASDENIEVKEININSSDVFYVEDGEKLNAKMREMNIKAVEMEAFALFANSNLLGKNAACILTVSDSIAKGEATTAKQRETAFTNMITLGLETAFRL is encoded by the coding sequence ATCCCAACTCCTCATATTGAAGCTGCAATGGGGGACATAGCCAAGACTGTACTAATGCCGGGAGATCCTTTGCGGGCCAAATATATCGCGGAAAATTATCTCGAGGACGTCGTGCAGTTTAATCAAGTGCGCAATATGCTCGGTTTTACTGGAAACTATAAAGGAAAGAGAGTTTCGGTCATGGGTTCTGGAATGGGGATGCCATCGATCGGCATCTATTCCTATGAACTATTCGAATTTTATGGCGTAGAAAATATTATTAGAATCGGTTCCTGCGGTGCCTATGCTGAGGATCTTGATATTTTTGAAACTGTTATAGTACGTGCAGCTTACAGTGATTCCACCTATGCCAAGGTGCAAAGCGGTTACGAAGACCAGCTAATATTTCCTTCCCAAAAAATTAATGGGGTAATTGCTCAAGCTGCTTCGGATGAAAACATTGAAGTTAAGGAAATTAACATTAATTCTTCAGACGTTTTTTACGTGGAAGATGGAGAAAAGCTGAATGCTAAAATGAGAGAAATGAACATTAAGGCTGTGGAAATGGAAGCTTTTGCCTTGTTTGCTAATAGCAATCTCTTGGGTAAGAACGCAGCTTGTATTTTGACGGTCTCTGATTCCATAGCCAAGGGCGAAGCGACGACAGCAAAACAGAGGGAAACTGCATTTACAAATATGATAACTTTAGGGTTGGAAACGGCATTCAGGCTGTAG
- a CDS encoding ABC transporter permease translates to MSDKNEAKSKIVMEKRLQIPVWINIVVPIFSMFLALVFSGIFLKLTGQSPIEVYSVMFKSAFGSAYGFSETLVKAIPLMLCSFGVAMAFKMVIWNIGAEGQLLLGALAATGIALAFPDLPRVLLIIAMMLAAMAAGGFWALIPGFAKSQWNVNEVITSLLLNYVAINVLDYFVYGPWKDKGGFGFPQTETFSANAWLPTYGTTRVHLGLVIALLIAVALFFILNRTRWGYEVKIIGESRNVARYAGMNIRKNIILVMLLSGALAGLGGMMEVSGVVHKLDPHLSIGLGYSAIIVAWLSRLNPFVIVLVSMLFGGLINGGFSIQMFGIPAATATMLQGAILFFVLGGDILARYRIKIIK, encoded by the coding sequence ATGTCAGACAAGAATGAAGCCAAATCTAAAATCGTAATGGAAAAGCGACTTCAGATTCCGGTTTGGATAAATATTGTCGTCCCAATATTCTCCATGTTTTTGGCACTAGTATTTAGTGGGATATTCTTAAAACTAACAGGACAAAGTCCAATAGAAGTTTATTCTGTCATGTTTAAAAGTGCTTTTGGTAGCGCATACGGATTTTCAGAAACACTAGTGAAAGCGATTCCACTCATGCTTTGTAGCTTCGGCGTGGCAATGGCTTTTAAAATGGTAATCTGGAATATCGGTGCTGAAGGACAACTTCTCCTAGGCGCCTTGGCAGCAACTGGTATAGCACTAGCTTTTCCAGATTTGCCACGCGTTCTTCTAATTATTGCAATGATGTTGGCTGCTATGGCAGCTGGTGGCTTTTGGGCTCTTATTCCCGGGTTCGCCAAATCTCAGTGGAATGTGAATGAGGTAATAACATCGTTACTGTTGAATTATGTTGCAATCAATGTGTTGGATTATTTTGTTTATGGACCATGGAAAGATAAAGGCGGATTTGGATTTCCACAGACAGAGACATTTTCAGCCAACGCTTGGCTACCAACCTATGGAACTACTCGTGTCCACTTGGGGTTGGTAATTGCTTTATTAATTGCTGTAGCGCTGTTCTTTATATTGAATCGTACACGGTGGGGCTATGAAGTGAAAATTATTGGTGAAAGCCGTAACGTAGCTCGTTATGCTGGAATGAACATAAGAAAGAATATTATCCTTGTGATGCTCTTATCTGGAGCTTTAGCAGGTTTGGGCGGCATGATGGAAGTTTCTGGTGTAGTTCACAAATTGGATCCACACTTATCTATTGGTTTGGGCTACTCGGCCATTATTGTGGCTTGGCTATCTAGACTAAATCCATTCGTGATTGTACTCGTTTCCATGTTATTCGGTGGTCTGATTAACGGTGGATTTTCAATTCAGATGTTTGGCATACCAGCAGCTACTGCTACTATGTTACAAGGTGCAATCTTGTTCTTCGTGTTAGGTGGGGATATATTAGCTCGCTACCGCATAAAGATTATTAAGTAG
- a CDS encoding xanthine phosphoribosyltransferase translates to MEELKKKIVDEGEVIGTEILKVDCFLNHQLDVAFLDKVAKEFYERYKDHKIDKILTVEVSGIAIAVLTARYFDVPVLFAKKLQSKTLNEDMYEAHVHSFTKKIDYNIRVSKKYLHEGDHVLLIDDFLAKGQAAMGLAEICDQAGAIVEGIGIVIEKDFQEGGVLLRERGYKVDSLARIIGMNEEEIVFGEE, encoded by the coding sequence ATGGAAGAACTGAAGAAAAAAATTGTCGACGAAGGGGAAGTAATCGGCACAGAAATATTGAAGGTGGACTGTTTTTTAAATCACCAGTTGGACGTAGCATTTTTAGATAAGGTTGCCAAGGAATTTTATGAAAGATATAAAGACCATAAAATTGATAAAATCTTGACAGTTGAGGTATCGGGCATTGCAATCGCAGTTCTTACTGCTAGATATTTTGACGTCCCGGTATTGTTTGCTAAAAAACTCCAGTCAAAAACATTGAATGAAGATATGTATGAAGCACATGTTCATTCTTTTACAAAGAAAATAGATTATAATATAAGGGTATCTAAAAAGTATTTACATGAAGGAGACCACGTGCTGTTAATTGATGATTTCTTGGCCAAAGGACAGGCTGCAATGGGCCTTGCAGAGATTTGTGATCAAGCAGGAGCCATTGTGGAAGGAATCGGCATTGTGATTGAAAAAGATTTTCAAGAAGGTGGTGTTCTCCTGAGAGAGCGCGGATATAAGGTGGATTCACTTGCACGCATTATTGGTATGAATGAGGAAGAAATTGTATTTGGAGAGGAATAG
- a CDS encoding universal stress protein, protein MFKKILLAVDDSEFAKNAAAKILELSKLNDAEVDIVNVVVPIGGVAHYERIFTMVPQANEVYDDIGKAVLEDMKEIFEGYEKADYILLHGDPATEIIEASKNGYDLLVLGAHGSSHRGIFSMGSVVSKVIYNTDISVMVVK, encoded by the coding sequence ATGTTTAAGAAAATTTTGTTGGCAGTCGATGATTCGGAATTCGCAAAGAATGCAGCGGCAAAAATATTGGAACTTTCTAAACTGAACGATGCAGAAGTGGATATTGTTAATGTGGTAGTACCTATTGGAGGTGTTGCCCACTATGAACGGATTTTCACTATGGTACCTCAAGCAAATGAGGTTTATGATGATATTGGTAAAGCCGTATTGGAGGATATGAAGGAAATATTCGAGGGGTATGAAAAGGCAGACTATATACTACTTCACGGTGACCCTGCCACAGAAATTATTGAGGCCTCAAAAAATGGGTATGATCTTTTGGTATTGGGGGCTCATGGAAGTAGCCATAGAGGAATATTTTCCATGGGAAGTGTAGTATCCAAGGTGATTTACAATACTGATATATCTGTAATGGTTGTAAAATAA